The segment GACCCAGCGTTCTAGAACGTCGTAGTGGTAGTTTAGTCTGGTTAGATCGTTCTTTTGTCattctatttttctgtattGAAGTTTTGTCTCCATTCATGCTTGCAGGCAAATTGCATACTCTTGTCGATGGATCACTTTCATTGTCAACCATTCGGGAGCCCCTGATATCATCATAGATGTCTTCTTGTCCATCTTTTATTTCAGAAATGTTAAGTATACgacaatgaaatacattttatgcatttaagAAGAGAaataaatttgtcaaaaatgtcCGTAATAAGTatcattgataaataaatacctGCATAAGTTTGAATCGGTTTACTTTGCTTTTTCCTGAAAGAACTGATATACATTCAGATAACAAAAAATCTGATAATGAAGACATTGTTATTTGAgatgatgataataataataatgaaagtaGTTAATAATACTCACATTTTacgataacaaataaaaatagtaCACAGCagaattaatatcaaaagaccACTGGCAACTAGCAAGTATGCCTCCAAAGTTGTAATATCATCCAGATCAGGGTTTGGAGTTCTGCTTGATGGTTCTGACGAGGCTATAGtattttcatgtttatgttatttatataatgaataagataaaagtacattttacatttacactgtttattttttaatgtagctttttttaaaatttaattgccAATGCTACTGATTCCAACAAATAAATTAGAAAGAATTGCAGAATACAAATGATTAATTTTCATCATTATTGTTATCATAAAACTGTTGTGAAATGATTGCTGAATGAGGCTTTCATTAAACTGAATGATGGCATTGATGGAAATACTTAgattaatatttcaaacttttaattGTCACGAATTCACATGTACATGACGTTGTGAAAATGTAATGATAAATCACAAactcataaaacattttatgaacGTGCATGGAACAAGACAGGAATATCTGTCTACGTACTTTGATTATTTGCTTAGCTAATTTAGCACGGATTTAAGaaacaaatacaatgtatgcATTTGTTTGATatgggttatgtaaattttcttACTCAATTGCTcgtcattaaatttataaaatttgaaattcggATCTGATTGATGTTTCTTGCGTATCAGTGATTGGTACAAATGAAAGGGACTGCTTCATTTCCTCGACATGATTGGTCCGTAAGTTTTAATGTAGTAATACTAGTAGTATTAGAGCATGAACCTGTGCACAATTTATGATTATACATAAAACTTTTATACAAATTGTGACCAATTCTGATTTTTTACCACATACACTCAATATAGCATCAGTATCTGTATAAAAGATTAATTGTTTGTTGCTTTAATGTAAAGTTTTcgtactatttttttttatattaaaaacttaaaatatgtaatttaagTAAAGTTTTATTATACATAACCACTGAACACtacaaaatcttaattatgTGGTTGCTttttggggagttgattttaatcaacactCCTacgcagttactctggcaaaccgaaaatTATTTTCCCCATCATTTATTTACCCTTGAAAGGCTCGATACATCCTTTTTTGGGATCGCATGTCTGCCCATAACTACAACTGCACCTTTGACGACATCCAAATCCATAATGACCAAATAAACAGTTGTTACGACATTCGATTCCCCATGAACCGATGCAAGCTGAAAAGTACCATGAAAaaagacaataacaaactgtcgaccatctcaaaaatccataaaactaaatacaaattcgaagcagagcaacacggacctttaaaaagatagaggtaggatcaggtgcaaATAAATACCAAATGAATTATCAACTGTATAATTTTTACGtctttgatattattttgaaGCACTTTCAGACTAGTTACTTCTATATGATAATGAAACAATATTCTTTGTTGATTCATGCAGGTATGAAGGTAACAAGTAATAGCagtaaaatacattttgtacatAACAAATTTAACGGGTTTTGTTAAGTTTTTCTGCAATAAACACAATATAAACCTCTACGACCTGTATGAgactaatagaatcattcattattacgagtgtcccacgcgagtatataatgaatggttatttttctcgcattatattaccttaaaaaatgatgtttgacaactttctgttatgactttcaaaagattactttcggtttatccctccaCGTGCTTCAAATATTGCAAGTCAAAATAACagcatacgacagttttttaattaaaaatatgataaattgtaataaattaagcaaaacaattatttaatggataatctcaatccaccattttgcatttccgtacagcagacaacgtttgtttacagattaaaatggcgtagtaatacacagtgtaagacagaaaaatctcacactgctgtctcacaccggacaaaccgatctcacaccggtgataatgcgagaaaataagaaaactaTTAACTCGTTCTTTTTACATCCATCTCTAAAATactacatatttttaatttaaaacgaGCTTCCTTTTTCTTAGATTTTTcgaattatttcatatttaccaAAAGGTGACAAACCAAGACAGTATTTGAAAAACTGGACACCCATCACTCTTTTGAATGTTCTCTATAAGATTATATCAGAATGTATTAGTTAAACGGGCTTTCTCAAAGGAAGATGTATTGGAGAAAACACTAGAATTATTGATGATTTAATGTGTtcactgaaaagaaaaatataataatagtcCAAAATACTACACAATAATAACAACATACATATCAAACGTT is part of the Magallana gigas chromosome 3, xbMagGiga1.1, whole genome shotgun sequence genome and harbors:
- the LOC117692650 gene encoding multiple epidermal growth factor-like domains protein 10: MDSQGIVILLMPYFIYIETSDIADECFNNKTGIHECCQDYKNVSGKCEACIGSWGIECRNNCLFGHYGFGCRQRCSCSYGQTCDPKKGCIEPFKASSEPSSRTPNPDLDDITTLEAYLLVASGLLILILLCTIFICYRKMKKQSKPIQTYADGQEDIYDDIRGSRMVDNESDPSTRVCNLPASMNGDKTSIQKNRMTKERSNQTKLPLRRSRTLGPGGYGHWCRGSDNYNHVDFKSVKPLYSYSNTMTNDSDVFKSPKTSSETQLNDKECDKNKQFEELEDIFGNNRRGIVHPIRKNRSMVNRPYSSVKYNRKTRMNEEH